The window TGATCCCCCGGCGCAGCTTGAGGTTCGCGGTGATTTCCCCGCGGACCACCGAGAAAGCCCGGTTGAGCGCCAGAATTCCCAACGGGCGGGCGAGGGGAGGTAACCGCGCGGCGTGCGCCCGCAAAACTTCGGCGGCCCTCGCCTCCTGATCCGACGAGAGCTGTGTTCCGGAGGCGCCCAGGGCTTGCGCGTCCAGAGTCACCAGAAGGGCGGGGCCTTTGCGGCCGTTCCCCAAAACCACCGCCTGGTCCACAAAGGGCAACTCCTTGAACCACTGCTCGATGGGCCCCGGGGTCACCCGACGACCCGTGGAGGTTTTTAGAAACTCCGATCGCCGACCGATCAACCGCAGAAAACCCCCGTTTTCCCATCGGCCCTCGTCGCCGGTCCGGTAAAAAGCGCCTTCGAAACGCGGGGGGGGGGTGGCCCCGGCCCAATAACCGGCGAAGAGGGAGGGGCCTTTCACCATCACTTCGTGGTCGGAAGCGATTTCGACTTCGTTGGGGCCCAGGGGCCGGCCCACCGTCCCGAAGCGGAAGGACCAGGGCCGGTTCATGGCCAGGGGGATGGCGTTTTCGCTCGTTCCGTAGGCCTCCAGAACCAGCAACCCCAGGCCCTCGAAAAACTCCATGGTCTTAAGCCCCAGCGGAGCGGCACCGGAAACCAAAAACCGCAGGCGTCCCCCAAAGCGCTCTCTCACCGCGCGCAACACCGCCCAATCCAGAATGACAAAAAGAGGCCAAAGGACAAAACGCGCCTTGTGGCCGGACGAACGGCTCCTTTGATAAATCGTTCCGGTCGCCTGGGCCGCTCGAAACAGCGCCCGAACCCACCGCGGCCTCTCCGCGATCGATTTTTGAACCCCGGCCTCCACCTTTTCAAAAAAACGGGGAACGCCGATCAACAGGGTGGGGCGCACCGCGGGCACCGCCTCCATCAACTGGTGGGGAGAGGGGATAAACGTGAGAAGCGCGGCCCGTTCCACGGCGCACAAATTCACAATCCGTTGGAATAAGTTGGACAACGGCAACCAGCAAAGGGATTCAAACCCGACCGGCAAGACATGGAAAGCCCGCGCGATGGCCCGCACCGCGTGGACCAGTTGCCGGTGGGTGTAGGGAATTCCTTTCGGCTCCCCGGTGGTTCCCGACGTGAAAATCACCGTGGCCAAATCCCCCGGCGCGGGGGGAGCTCCCGCGAAGGTCCGCCCCCGGTACGCGTTGAGAAGAGATACAAAGGCCTCCGCCCCCTGCCCGGGGCCCGCCGGTTCGTCCGCGCGGATCAGGACCACAAACCGGTTCCCCCTCTCGGGGATGAGGTCCCGAAATTCCATCAACGTCTTCGCGTCCTGGACCACCCAGGCGCGGACATCGGCCAGGCGGGCCGCGGCGCGCAAACGATCCGGCGCGTCGTTAATATCCAACCCGACCACCGCGCCGCCGGCCAACAAGACCGCCATGTGCAGGCTCTCCCAGGCCGGATCCACACCGGAAAGGAACCCGACACGTTCTCCTTTTTGTAACCCGCGATCGCTCAAGGCCGCGGCGAGCGATTGAACGCGGCCCCAGAGATCGCCGTAGGACAAGGGGGGCTCCCCGTTTTGACGCTGGGGCCAGCCCCAATGCGCGGGGCGGTCGGGCGATCGTTCGGCCTGCCGGCGCAACCGTTCCGTCAATGTTTGAGCGGGCGGAACGCGGGCCCCGGGTGTTGTTTTTGTGGAGACCGCTTCCCGGACAAAGTCCACGAACCGCCGCGGGGCGTCGTGGGCGGCGAAACTTTCGGAAAGACGTTGGGCCCGTTCGCGGTAACGCGGTTCCTCCAATATTTTTTTCACCGCGTCACGAACCGCCGCGGGGGTGACGTGATCGCTCCGAAGGGAGAGGCCCGCCCCGCTTCGCTCGATGGCCGCCATGGCCAAGTGCTGGTCGTTGTTGGACGGGATACCCACCACGGGGGTCCCCGCCGCCAACGCCTGATAGGCCGCGGTGCTCCCGCCGCTGCACACCACCACCGCCGCGCGGCGGGACGCCTCCAGACCGGGCAGAAAATCCGAAACACGCACACGCGCCGAAGCGGGGACGGAAAATCGCCCCGCCGTGGCCACCCAAAGGTCCACCTCCAGACGGGCGAGTTCATCGACGATGCCCCGGCAATCGGGAACGTCGTTGGAAGACCCGAAACTGACATAAAGGACCGGGCGATCGCTGTCCCCCGCGGGAAGGGGAGCGGCGGAGGACGGCGACCAGAGGACGGGCCCCAAAAAACGGTGCGCCGCGGGCGGGTTCTTCAGCGGAATCAACTCCGGGGTATCGGCGTACAGGGTCCAATTCCCAAAAGTGTAAAACGTTCGGAAATCGCCAAAGGGCCGCAATCCCCTCCGGCGCCGAGCGCGGTTGAAGGGGGCCAAGAATCGTTTTTCGTAAAGCGGTTTCATCACGCGGTGCAGGACTTTGACGACCGGGAAGGGGAAAAACAATTCGGCCAACCCCGGCGGGAGCAACCGGTAAAGGGCGGACCGTTTGTAATTGGGGACAGGGTCCTGCTTGTCCGCGCGGTGCGGGCTCCAGTACGCGTTGTTTAAATTCACCAACGGAATCCCCAAGGCCGGGGCGGTCACCGACAAACTCAACCGCGCGTCGCTCACGATCAAATCGGGAATCACATCCCGAATCAAGGCCTCTTCCTCGGCAATATAAGACGCCACTTGCTCGTCGTTGTAAGCCGAGCGTTCCCCGCTGACGGAGGAAATAAAGGCGTCATAGGAAATGCTCTCGATGGGCCAATAACACAAGGACGGCTTGTCCTTGAAGAGGGTTTCAAAACGGTAGGCGCTGGCGAAATGGACTTCGCAGCCGGCGGCCGCCAACGCCTCGGCGAGGGCCAAGGGGCGGACCAGGTGGGCGAGTGTGACGGCCTCGGAAAAAAAGAGGACCCGCGCGAAAATGGTCTCTGGCATTGCGTCGCCATTTTACAACAATGGATTTTTAAATAATCCTCCCCCCCCTTGACTTTTCCCGGCATTATGGTATTCTGTTGCCATTCCGGCACGGTGATGTGCCGGTGTTTCAACGGACAACGAAAGTCCTTTTCGCTTTTGCGGAAAGGGCTTCTTTATTTTCCGGTAACCCTGGGACAGCGACGTCTCCCAAAAAAATAAACGCGCCTTGCGCGATCTCAGGAGGATGTCATGTTGTCACGGATCAAACGTTGTTTGAGGGGCGGGGGCCTCATCGCGTTCCTCGCCTTGAGCGGGGGCTTCGGGCCCTCGTTTATTCACGCGGAGGACGCCACGGTTGCTTCCGCGACGGTTCAGGCGCCCACAGACGTCATCGCTGAAAAGTTGGCGGTCCTTGAAAAAGGCCTCGTCGACCGGAAAGTGGCCGCCGACACCCTGTGGGTGTTGGTCACGGCCTTCCTGGTCTTCTGGATGAACGCGGGGTTCGCCCTGGTGGAGTCCGGCATGTGCCGCGCCAAGAACGCCGTGAACATTCTCTCCAAAAACTTCATCGTCTTCGCCATCAGTTCCCTCGCCTTTTACGTGTTGGGATGGGGCCTGATGTTCGGGGACGGCAACGGCTTCATGGGTCTCAAAGGCTTGTTCATGGTGACCGGGCCCGACAACAGCCCGGCAACAGGAGCGGCCTACTCCGGGGTCTACGGGTCCATCAACTGGACAGGGGTTCCCCTGACGGTGAAATTCCTGTTCCAATTGGTCTTCGCCGGCACCGCGGCCACCATCGTCTCCGGCTGCGTCGCCGAGCGGATCAAATACGTCAGCTTCATCGTCTTCAGCTTCCTCCTGGTGGGATTCGCTTACCCCATCACGGGCCACTGGATCTGGGGCGGCGGCTGGTTGGCGAAAATGGGCTTCTGGGACTTCGCCGGCTCCACCGCGGTGCACACCGTGGGCGGCGTGGCGGGCCTGGCGGGCATCATGCTTCTCGGTCCCCGCATCGGCAAATACCGCGCCGATGGCACCCCCAACGCCATTCCCGGCCACAATATGACTTCGGCCACCCTGGGCACTCTGATCCTCTGGTTGGGCTGGTTCGGGTTTAACCCCGGCTCCACCATGGCGGCGGATCCCGCGGCCATCGGCCACATCGCCAACACCACCAACCTCGCGGGCGCGGCCGGCCTTTTGACCGCCACCATCACCGCTTGGATGCTGATGGGAAAACCCGACTTGGGCATGACCATTAACGGCTGCTTGGCCGGGTTTGTGGCCATCACGGCGCCCTGCGCGTTCGTGACGCTGCCGGCCTCCCTGGTGATCGGCGCCATCGCGGGCGTGCTCGTGGTGTTCGCGGTGATGTTCTTCGACAAGTTGAAATTGGACGACCCCGTGGGCGCCCTGGCCGTGCACTTGTGCAACGGCGTGTTCGGGACCCTGGCGGTGGGTCTGTGGGCCAAGGACGGGATCACCGGCGTCGCCACCGGCAACGGGTTGTTCAATGGCGGCGGATTGAAGCTTCTGGGAATTCAGGCCCTGGGGTCCGCTTCGGTGATTCTCTTCACCCTGGTTGTGTCCTTGCTCTTCTGGGCGGTCATCAAAGCCACCCTAGGCATGCGCGTCACCCGGGACGAAGAAATCCGCGGGTTGGACATCGACGAACACGGCATGGAAGCCTACGCGGGCTTCCAGATCTATATGACCGAATACGGCCTCGCTCCGGTGGGCGGCAAAGACTCCGAACCCGAGCCGGCGAAGGCGGGGAGGTAATTCCATGAAACTGATCATCGCAATGGTTCAACCGCACAAAGTGGCGGAGGTGAAAAAAGCCCTGGACGACGCCAACATCCACCTGATGACCGTCACCAACGTGCTCGGCTCGGGGCGGCAAAAAGGTTACACGGAGAGCTTCCGCGGCGCCAAGATGGAGGTCAACCTTCTGAAGAAGGTTCGCTTCGACATCGCCGTGAACGACGACTTCGTCGAACCCGCCATCGGCGCGATCACGAAGGCCGCCCGCTCGGGCAACATCGGCGACGGCAAGATCTTCGTGGTGCCCTTGGAGCAATGCGTCCGCATCCGCACGGGCGAGAAAGGGTCGGCCGCCATCGGCTAACCCGCGATTCATCGGCAGTTTAAAAACTGACGGGCGTCATGGACGCCCGTCAGTTTTTTTTTGCATCCTATGTCCATGGACATCCTCCTTCTTTCCCGGTTGCAGTTCGCTTTGACGATCATGTTCCATTACCTGTTCCCCCCGCTGACCATCGGGCTCGGCGCGATCCTCGTTTTCATGGAAGGCATGTACATGAAAACCAAGGACCCCCAGTACGAGGCCATGGCCAAGTTCTGGACGAAGATTTTCGCCGTCAATTTCGCGGTGGGGGTGGCCTCCGGAATCGCCATGGAGTTCCAGTTCGGCACGAACTGGGCCAATTACTCCCGGTTCGTGGGCGACGTGTTTGGTTCGGCCCTCGCCGCCGAGGGCATTTTCGCCTTCTTCCTCGAGTCGGGGTTCCTGGCCGTCTTGGTTTTCGGCTGGGACCGCGTGTCGGCCAAAATGCACTTCTTTTCGACCATCATGGTTTTCCTCGGTTCGGTGTTTTCCTCCATCTGGATCACCGTGGCCAACAGCTGGCAGCAGACCCCGGCGGGCTATAAGATCGTCGGCGAAGGGTTGGCCGCCCGGGCCGAGATCACCAGCTTCTGGGCCGTGGTCTTCAACCCGTCCAGCGTCGACCGCTTGGTCCACGTCTGGCTCGGCGCCGGGGCCATGGGGGCCTTTTTCGTCATGAGCGTATCGGCCTACTACATCCTAAAGAAACGCCACGTCGATATCTCCAAAAAGTCCTTCACCGTCGCCCTGGTTTTGGGGTTCCTCTGCAGTTGGGCCCAATTGTTTTCCGGTCACCACCAGGCCCGCGTGGTGGCCAAACACCAGCCGGCCAAAATGGCGGCCCTGGAAGGGCACTTCAAGACGGGGGCCAACGCCCCGTTGTATTTGATCGGCCACCCCGACGCGGCGACCGAAACCACGAAAGGGATCGCGGTGCCCGGCCTTCTAAGTTTCATGATTCACGGGAACAGGGCGACACCCGTTCCGGGGCTCGACCAATTCGCCAAGGAAGACCGCCCCCCCGTCGCCCTCACTTTCCATTCCTATCACATCATGTTGTGGACGGGGTTTTTGATGATGGCATTGACCGGGATCGCGGGTTTCCTCCGTTGGCGGGGGCGCCTCTTCGATAAGCGCGGCCTGTTGTGGGCCTTTGTTTTTGCCGTCCTGTTGCCCGTCGCCGCCAACCAACTGGGGTGGGTGGCCGCGGAGGTCGGCCGCCAACCCTGGATCGTCTACGGAATGTTGCGGACCGCCGACGCCTTGTCCCCGGTCGTCCAAGCCCACCAAGTCATGGCTTCCATCGTCATGTTCGGTCTTATTTACGCCTTGCTCTTCGCGGTGTGGATCATGGTGACGGACCACAAGATCAAAGAAGGCCCTGAAATCGGCACCGAGGGCGGACGATCCGAAGGCGGATTTCTGAAAACGGCGGGCGGTCTGAAGGCCAAGGGGTCAATGACCGAGGCCAAGGAGTAGTTATGGACCTCAATATTTTCTGGTTTGTTCTCTTGGGCGTTTTGATGGCGGGATACGCCATCTTGGACGGTTTTGACCTGGGGGTGGGCATCCTCCACCCCATGGCCAAAACCGACCAAGAACGGCGGATTTTCATGAACGCCATCGGACCCCTGTGGGACGGCAACGAGGTCTGGCTGGTGACCTTCGGCGGGGCCCTGTTCGCCGCTTTCCCCCGCGCCTACGCCACGATGTTTTCCGGCCTCTACACGGCCTTCATGCTCTTGGTGCTCTGTTTGATCCTGCGCGCGGTCTCCATGGAGTTCCGAAGCAAACGCGCGGGCCCCGCGTGGCGGGCTTTTTGGGATTGGTGTTTTTTTGGTTCCAGTTTGACGGCGATATTGCTTTTCGGCGCCGCCGTGGGGAATTGCCTGCGCGGCCTGCCCATCGGGTCGGACGGGGAATTGCGGATCGGCTTTTTGAGCCTGCTCAACCCCTATTCCGTTTTGGTGGGGGTGTTCACCATCGCGACGGCGGCCATGCACGGGTCGCTTTACCTGGGGCTCAAGACGGACGGAGACCTGCAACAGCGGATTCGGCGCTGGACCTGGCGACTCTTCGGTTTTTTCCTGATCACCTATTTGTTGACCACCATTTTCACGCTGGTGGCCTTCCCCCGCGCCGTTGAAAATTTCAAACACCACCCCTGGGCCTGGGGGGTGGTGGTGCTGAACACCCTGGCGGTGGCCAACATCCCCCGGTCCGTTTTCAAGAACCGACCGCTCGAGGCTTTCCTCTCCAGCGCCGGGGCCATCGCCGCCTTTGTCTTCCTCTTCGGGTTGGCGCTTTTCCCGAACCTGGCGGTCTCGAACCTGGACCCGGCGGCGAGCCTCACAATCTACAACGCCGCCTCGTCGGAAAAAACCCTCAAGATCATGCGCCTCATCGCTTTCCTGGGCATGCCCTTCGTCCTGGCCTACACGGCGGTGATTTACTGGGTGTTTCGGGGAAAAGTGGAAATCGGCAAGTTCAGCTACTGATTTTCAAGGGCAACCCGGGCAACAACCGCTTCCCTTCTTCCCATCAATCTTCAGACCGGAAGGTCATCGCCAGGAACCCGTCCGCCCCTGTTAGCCCGGATTCCCCAGTTGATCGCGAGGACCGGCCGGTCGCAGAGCTCCCGGCACCTGGTCACTCGCAGAGCGCGTGACACCTGGGACGCCAGAGGCGCTGACGCGGGGCGGCAGAGCCGCTGAGGCGAGACGGAAAAGACCGCCTTTTTTACGAACAAAAAATTGCCCGCCGTAGGCCGCTCCCTTGCGGCAATTCCGCTCGCGCGGTCGCGGGGACTACGGACAACCTTTTTTGTGAAGGGTGCCGTGTGCCGGTGGCACACGAGGGGAAGGGCCGGATTTTCCGTCGTCCTGTCTGACAATTTAATGAATGGTCAGGACACTCCCGCCGTGACTTTTTGCGGCGGGGACGAATCCCGCGACGCAACGGGGGAATTCGGGCTAGGGAAGTTCGCCCACCGGGACCCGCCGGCCACTGCGCAGAAAGACCACTTCGAACCCGCAGGGTTCCCCCAGGGCGCGGCGCACGGCTTCCCGGTAGTCGTCGCCCTGCGTCGCGTAGGCCGCCGCCCGGGCCTCTTCCTCCCCGGGGGACAAGCGGTCGGTCTTGTAATCGACCACCCAGAGCCGGCCCGCCCGACGGCACAACAAATCGATGACCCCGCGCACCACCGTCCCTTCCCGGGCAAAAACGAAAGGGGCCTCGCGCGCCAGGATTTCCCCTTCGTTCAACAAGGTCGCGGTGTCGCCCCGCAAAAACCCATCCAAAATCCCTTCGGCTTCCCCGGCGATGACCGACCAATAGGCGTCGGGGTATTCCGCCCGCAGACGGCGCACCGCCCCGTCCACCCGGGAGGTCAGCTCCAGGGGCGCCAGAGGCCCCCGTTCCAACACCGCGTGGCACAACCGGCCCAACAGCGCCGCCTCCGCCGGGGTGGGCCCGCCCGGGCGCTCGCCGGAAAAATTCTTTGATGGGTCGTCCGCCGTCCGGCTGGACGGCGTCGCGAACAAAGCGGGCCCCCCGGCCCCGGGAGCGGCGCGGCGCTCCGACCAGGCGCGCCCGTGGGCGGCCGTCGCTTTTCGTCGCCCCGCGGGGGGGCGCGGCGGAACAGGGCGGGCGGCCGCGTCCCCCGGTTCGATCGCGCGCACCGGAATCACCAAACCGTCCTTCAGTTCCCAGCCCTTTTCCACCGGACGGGAAGCGCTCTTCAACATGTCCAGGAACGATCCCCGGGCGGGTTTTTCCTGGCCCACCAACACAACGTGCTCGCGGGCCCGGGTGGCGGCGACGTAAAAAAGGCGAATGGCCTCCCGTTCCTCCCGCTGGATTTCGTCGGCTTCCAAAAACGCCATGGCCGCGTCCGGACATTGCCGCTCGATGAACCGCCGCCCCACCTTGCCTTCGGACCAGTCGCGCCGCAGGGCCACGGGGCGACGGTCTCCGTTTTGGACCGACGCGGCGAGGTTCGGCAGGAGCACCACTTTGTATTCAAGCCCCTTGGCCTTGTGGATCGTGGACAGGCGCACGGCGTCGACCCGCTCCTCGCCCAGAGGGCTCTCCCCCTCCTCGACGCCCCGTCCGACGGCCTCCGACAAACGGCGGGCGAACGCCCCCAGGGTGTCCCCCCGGTCCCGGTGGGCTTCGGCGGCGAGGCGGCCCACCTTTAACAAATTGGCGACGCTCTGCTCGCCGTGATAGAACGCCGCCGCGGACGGCAACAACAACGTCTCCCCCAGGATCCGCGCGGCGGCCTCCGGCAGAGTGTCCCCCCGGGCGGCGGCCCGCAACCGGGCCAGGCGATCGTAAAAAACCCGCAGACGGTTCCGCGCGCCCTCCGGCAACCCGGGGGGAGGATCCCGACGAAAATCCAAGGCCCCCGCCGCCGCGAGCGCCATCAAATCGCGGTCCTCCAGAAGGACCAGGGGCGAACGCAACAAGCCGAGCATCGACACCCGGTCGCCCGGATCATCGATCACGCGCAGCACGTTAAGGAAATCGATCACCTCGGGCGTGCGATAAAAATCCCGATCGCTTTCAACGAGGTAAGGCACGCGCGCCGCTTTGAGGGCCTCCATATAAACGGTCAGCGGAGAGGCCGATCGGAACAGGAGCGCCACGTCCCCCCAGCGCCAGAGCCGGCCTTCCCCCGGGGAACCGCAGTGGTCGGCGATCCATCCGGCGATCCACCGGGCCTCCACCGCGCGCCTTTCCGCGGCGTCCCCCGTCCCACCCCGCACCAAAACCAACTCGACCGCGCCGTCGCCGCCTTCGGGCCGCGGCAACAGGGCGCGGTAGGGCGGCTGCAGGCCCGGGCTCTCCCGCATCAGGTCCTCGAACAACCGGTTCACCGGCTCGACGATTCCCGCGTGGGTTCGGAAACTCCGGCGCAAATCGCAACGCTCGCCCCCCTGCGACAGCACAAGGTCCACGAAAGCCTCGTACGCGCGAATGTCGGCCCCGCGAAAACGATAAATCGATTGTTTGGGATCGCCCACAATAAACAAGCGCCCCGGGGCGAGGACGACGTCGCGCCAGGCCCCCGCCTCGCCCTCGGGGCCCTCGGCCAACAGGAGCAGGGTTTCCCCTTGCAGGGGGTCGGTGTCCTGGAATTCATCAACGAGGAGGACGGCGAACCGCGCCTTGAGCTCCCGGCGCGCTTCCGGGTGGTGAATTAAAAGATCCCGGGCGCCCCGCAGCAAATCGTCGAAGCCCACCCACCCTTCGGCCCGGTACCGGGTCCGGCAGACGGCGACAAAGGGTTCCAAAAGGCGGCGCGCCCGCGCGAGCAGGGCCTCTCCGGCGGGGGAGACGGCGTTCGCGACCGCGCGGGCCTCTTGGTAAACGGCCTCCCCCGCGGGGTCCCATTCGGAAGGCCACTTTTTGTCGTTTTCCGTCCACGGCGCGTCGGGGGGGACCGGACCGAGGGGGTCGCGCGCCGTCCTTTCCAAGGCACCCAACCGGTCCGCCAGACGCCCCAACGATTCAAGGATTTTTCCCCGCGCGGGCTTGGTCTGCCCTTGGGGGAGGCGCTCGACCGCTTCGCGGAGGCGGCTCAACCGGTCGACGGCCCAAGCTCCGTCGGCGGCCGGCGCCTCCCGAACAGCGGACTCCCGGGCCAGGGACTTCAAATCGGCCAGGGAAACGCGGGGCAAGACATCGTCCCAGTCCGCCGAGCCCGGCGCCCCGGACCCCAGTTCGGTCTCCAGCCAGCGGGCCCATTCGGCCTCGAAGACGCCGTCGAAGCCGGCGCCTTCGTCCACCCGCGCGCCGGGGTTCAGATTCGCCTCGACGGGGTACAGTTGCAGGAGCGTTTTGCAAAAGGAATGAATGGTGCCGATGGGGGCCCGGTCGAGATCGCGCAGGGCGTCGCGGGCGACGCGCCGCAGACGATCATCGGTCGCACCGAAATCGTCCCGCGCTTCGCGCCGCCAGGCCTCCATCAGCGCGTGGCGTTCCGGCGGCAACGTCCGGCCATCGAGGGCGGACAAAAGGTCCCCCAGGCGTTCGGCCAAACGCGCCTTGATTTCGCCGGCGGCCTTTTCGGTGAAGGTCAACGCCACCACGCGGGTGATCGAGAGGCCTTCCCGTTCCGGGCCCCCGGCCAGGAGGAGGAACAACAGACGGTCCGTGAGCAGGGTGGTCTTGCCCGTCCCCGCGCCCGCCTCGACGACGATGTTCACGTCGAGCCGTTTGCGCGCGCGCGCGCGCGTGTCGAGATCCGCGGTCACAACGTCACCGCCGCCGGGGCCGGGAGGGTCTCGTCCGCGCGGGCGTCCCGGTCCCCGCGGGCGCGGCTCGCCGGGTGGGCCTTGCGGCACGCCCGCGCGAAATCGCAAAACCGGCAATGACGTTCGTCCCCCGCCCGGACGGGAAACCGCCCCGCGGCGAGCAGCGCCACCTGCCGTCGCCGTTGGGCCCGAACCCGCTCGCTCAGCTCCACCCAAGACTCCCCCGTCATCTCATCCGTTTCGTTTTCCGACAACGCCTCGAGCCGGGCGCCGCCCCCCCGCGCGCCGGGCCCCCAGGGGGCCAGGGCGTCCACCAAATCCATGTACACCGGGATCTGATGGGCCCAGCCCTCCGCCACCGATTTACGCAACGAGGTCGCGCCGATTTTTGTTTTGTAATCGACCACCCGGTACGTCCGTTCGCGGGGGTTCCAGTCCACGCGGTCCAACCGCCCCGCCCAAGGGATCCCTTCCAGGGGGGTCGGGGGCAGGGTCCACTCCAAACGATCGGGGCGGAATCCCTCGGCGGCCAACCGCGCCAGGTCGCGTCGGACAAAAGCCTCCAGTTCCAGCGCGGTGCGCGCGCTCAGGGCGGACCACAGCCGCGGGTGGGGGCCCCCCGGGTCGGCCATAAAAGAGAAGACCCGGGCGGTCTCTTCGCGCATGCGCGCGACGACGGTCTCCGGTTCGGGACGGTCCTGCCCCAGGAACACGCCGTAAACGCGACAAAGGATTTCGTGCCGGGCGCGGCCCAAAAAACGGGGGTCGACGGATTCTCCGTCGAAGGCCGGGCGGGGGACGTTGATCCCCAGGACCTTGGCCAGGAAAAATTTAAAGGGGCAAAGGGCGTAGGTCTCCAGGGCGCTGGGGGAAAGGCCGCGCGCGCGCAAGCGGTCCAAATAGGCGGTCGGGGGTTGGACGTCGCCGTGAAAGGCGGCGGACGCGGCGGTCCCGAGGGCGCGGGCCCCGGCGAGCAAGACCGGCGCCCATTCCCGGGGGGGGCGCCGCTTTTCCAACACGTCGGCCAACCCCGCTTCGAGCGGGGTCAACGCCGACGACGGGACGGCGTTCCATTTCTCAAGGGGAGACCGAGGCAGCCGCTCGACGTCTTCGAATCCCCGTCCCGCGGCGCGAAGGAATTCCCGCAAATAGAGCGAGGGGGACCCCGTCCGTCCGTCCTCGGTCGACCGCGCGTACACCAAATACAGGCGCGAACGGGCGGACGCCAAGGCCGCGGTGAACAACAGCTTTTCCTCATCGTAACCTTCCATTTTGGGGAGGATCCAATACCCCCCGGGGTCCCGGAGGAGCCGCCGGGTTTCATCCCCCAGCAGGGGATCTTCCCGAACGGAGCGGGGAAAGCCGCCCTCGTTCAATCCAATCAAAAACAAAACGTCAAAACTTTCCCCCCGCGCGTCCATGACGCCCCGCACCCGCACGCCGTCGGCGATGGAGGGCCCCGGTCGCCGTTCCCGGGCCAAGGCCCCGGCGAACGCATCGAGGAAATCCCGCAATCCCACCGGCGGAGAGATCCGATCCAGACGAGACAGCCGCTCGCCGATTTCCCGCAACGCGTCGCGCGCCGGCTCCAAGGCGGCGTCCGAGGCGAGATGGGCATCGACGCGTTGCCGGGCCCACCCCGT of the Elusimicrobiota bacterium genome contains:
- a CDS encoding P-II family nitrogen regulator — translated: MKLIIAMVQPHKVAEVKKALDDANIHLMTVTNVLGSGRQKGYTESFRGAKMEVNLLKKVRFDIAVNDDFVEPAIGAITKAARSGNIGDGKIFVVPLEQCVRIRTGEKGSAAIG
- a CDS encoding ammonium transporter, whose amino-acid sequence is MLSRIKRCLRGGGLIAFLALSGGFGPSFIHAEDATVASATVQAPTDVIAEKLAVLEKGLVDRKVAADTLWVLVTAFLVFWMNAGFALVESGMCRAKNAVNILSKNFIVFAISSLAFYVLGWGLMFGDGNGFMGLKGLFMVTGPDNSPATGAAYSGVYGSINWTGVPLTVKFLFQLVFAGTAATIVSGCVAERIKYVSFIVFSFLLVGFAYPITGHWIWGGGWLAKMGFWDFAGSTAVHTVGGVAGLAGIMLLGPRIGKYRADGTPNAIPGHNMTSATLGTLILWLGWFGFNPGSTMAADPAAIGHIANTTNLAGAAGLLTATITAWMLMGKPDLGMTINGCLAGFVAITAPCAFVTLPASLVIGAIAGVLVVFAVMFFDKLKLDDPVGALAVHLCNGVFGTLAVGLWAKDGITGVATGNGLFNGGGLKLLGIQALGSASVILFTLVVSLLFWAVIKATLGMRVTRDEEIRGLDIDEHGMEAYAGFQIYMTEYGLAPVGGKDSEPEPAKAGR
- the cydB gene encoding cytochrome d ubiquinol oxidase subunit II, which translates into the protein MDLNIFWFVLLGVLMAGYAILDGFDLGVGILHPMAKTDQERRIFMNAIGPLWDGNEVWLVTFGGALFAAFPRAYATMFSGLYTAFMLLVLCLILRAVSMEFRSKRAGPAWRAFWDWCFFGSSLTAILLFGAAVGNCLRGLPIGSDGELRIGFLSLLNPYSVLVGVFTIATAAMHGSLYLGLKTDGDLQQRIRRWTWRLFGFFLITYLLTTIFTLVAFPRAVENFKHHPWAWGVVVLNTLAVANIPRSVFKNRPLEAFLSSAGAIAAFVFLFGLALFPNLAVSNLDPAASLTIYNAASSEKTLKIMRLIAFLGMPFVLAYTAVIYWVFRGKVEIGKFSY
- a CDS encoding AMP-binding protein: MPETIFARVLFFSEAVTLAHLVRPLALAEALAAAGCEVHFASAYRFETLFKDKPSLCYWPIESISYDAFISSVSGERSAYNDEQVASYIAEEEALIRDVIPDLIVSDARLSLSVTAPALGIPLVNLNNAYWSPHRADKQDPVPNYKRSALYRLLPPGLAELFFPFPVVKVLHRVMKPLYEKRFLAPFNRARRRRGLRPFGDFRTFYTFGNWTLYADTPELIPLKNPPAAHRFLGPVLWSPSSAAPLPAGDSDRPVLYVSFGSSNDVPDCRGIVDELARLEVDLWVATAGRFSVPASARVRVSDFLPGLEASRRAAVVVCSGGSTAAYQALAAGTPVVGIPSNNDQHLAMAAIERSGAGLSLRSDHVTPAAVRDAVKKILEEPRYRERAQRLSESFAAHDAPRRFVDFVREAVSTKTTPGARVPPAQTLTERLRRQAERSPDRPAHWGWPQRQNGEPPLSYGDLWGRVQSLAAALSDRGLQKGERVGFLSGVDPAWESLHMAVLLAGGAVVGLDINDAPDRLRAAARLADVRAWVVQDAKTLMEFRDLIPERGNRFVVLIRADEPAGPGQGAEAFVSLLNAYRGRTFAGAPPAPGDLATVIFTSGTTGEPKGIPYTHRQLVHAVRAIARAFHVLPVGFESLCWLPLSNLFQRIVNLCAVERAALLTFIPSPHQLMEAVPAVRPTLLIGVPRFFEKVEAGVQKSIAERPRWVRALFRAAQATGTIYQRSRSSGHKARFVLWPLFVILDWAVLRAVRERFGGRLRFLVSGAAPLGLKTMEFFEGLGLLVLEAYGTSENAIPLAMNRPWSFRFGTVGRPLGPNEVEIASDHEVMVKGPSLFAGYWAGATPPPRFEGAFYRTGDEGRWENGGFLRLIGRRSEFLKTSTGRRVTPGPIEQWFKELPFVDQAVVLGNGRKGPALLVTLDAQALGASGTQLSSDQEARAAEVLRAHAARLPPLARPLGILALNRAFSVVRGEITANLKLRRGIIEDHYRTALDDLYDRAVVDAPEGPPLFFLSAADVRARAVQSFTPLRRLRTWAPARWWGLGRFFLQAGAAYGRYAVRLLRRPWEYRELHKELFGVLFRSFRDAVGPLKGPLIKIAQTLSYLDMDLSPSARGLLTELQHRSPPLAADKIRAVVRRSLGQDPRDLFAEWSDAPLAAASVSQIHLARLKEGARVAVKVRYPGIDRIVKSDLRAVRAFLPLLARATGVRNVRENFEEAKKMLLAECDFRREAAFMDRFRSIFAEDPVISIPAVYHGYCSESVLTMDYVDGQTYAEFKATGTGADFDRAGQALVRFFDKAALQHGLFNADPHPGNYLFKNGRVYFLDFGFCKEWTPEFIGFWKAQTRAVLKNDLPAFAEATKAMGVTNTDGTFNYGELLAGYRATLEKMLIDRKPFRFTPAFVREEGRVIFNKQLGGGKAVNPPEILAFSRLFWGQHAVLADLGARIDYSAFNTFLE
- a CDS encoding cytochrome ubiquinol oxidase subunit I produces the protein MDILLLSRLQFALTIMFHYLFPPLTIGLGAILVFMEGMYMKTKDPQYEAMAKFWTKIFAVNFAVGVASGIAMEFQFGTNWANYSRFVGDVFGSALAAEGIFAFFLESGFLAVLVFGWDRVSAKMHFFSTIMVFLGSVFSSIWITVANSWQQTPAGYKIVGEGLAARAEITSFWAVVFNPSSVDRLVHVWLGAGAMGAFFVMSVSAYYILKKRHVDISKKSFTVALVLGFLCSWAQLFSGHHQARVVAKHQPAKMAALEGHFKTGANAPLYLIGHPDAATETTKGIAVPGLLSFMIHGNRATPVPGLDQFAKEDRPPVALTFHSYHIMLWTGFLMMALTGIAGFLRWRGRLFDKRGLLWAFVFAVLLPVAANQLGWVAAEVGRQPWIVYGMLRTADALSPVVQAHQVMASIVMFGLIYALLFAVWIMVTDHKIKEGPEIGTEGGRSEGGFLKTAGGLKAKGSMTEAKE